The Arachis ipaensis cultivar K30076 chromosome B07, Araip1.1, whole genome shotgun sequence genome includes a window with the following:
- the LOC107607846 gene encoding auxin response factor 17-like has protein sequence MPRRSAPSSSLPPRPTPIPAKFWRACAGISAQAPVVNSRVYYFPQGHIDQAASQPRNLSPRVYSRPVIPCRVAAVNYFADPNTDEVFLKILLLPVTDGSAQDFLPPAVAAEGNSGNGNGDDEEVASYAKILTRSDANNGGGFSVPRSCADLVFPPLNFEEDPPVQNLRITDLHGAVWEFRHIHRGTPRRHLFTSGWSKFVNSKKIISGDTVVFMKDSHGRMFVGLRRNMSLDDDISDGGLDWCEAIVGMDEGKEEKEEKEEEEEVMTEGFARNGKGRVSSTSVAEAMELAAQNKPFEVVYYPSVGWGEFVVKAEDVDAMINGIPWSVGMRVKMGRENYDSSRMDWFQGTVSGVTVPGKDQPWSGSPWRMLQITWDESEILKNVNSVSPWQVELLSETFLLPQMFPPTKRFRTTDGSGVFTNEMGESSSSISRFSIPDSTMGLLNQTLLSNYDTLFSPSMQGARHPLFSAVTHPLFSIDPSLSIDSSFENNIVPKLNVMLPKLNIDTHKPKNLSPQSKFSSTPIDETPNSNSTKSGASSFQLFGCTIQTDKVSDKIDDHNNVEGEDNIQ, from the exons ATGCCTCGCCGTAGTGCTCCGTCCTCATCATTGCCGCCGAGGCCAACACCAATTCCCGCCAAATTCTGGCGCGCATGTGCTGGAATCTCTGCGCAGGCACCAGTAGTGAACTCTAGGGTTTACTACTTTCCACAGGGACACATCGATCAAGCTGCTTCGCAACCGCGAAACCTTTCACCTCGGGTTTACTCCAGGCCGGTCATCCCTTGCCGTGTCGCCGCCGTCAACTACTTCGCGGACCCTAACACCGACGAGGTCTTCCTCaagattcttcttcttcctgtTACCGATGGATCCGCTCAAGATTTTCTTCCACCTGCCGTCGCCGCCGAAGGCAACAGCGGCAACGGCAATGGCGACGATGAAGAGGTTGCGTCTTACGCCAAGATTCTCACGCGGTCCGATGCGAATAATGGTGGAGGGTTTTCGGTGCCGAGATCCTGTGCGGACTTGGTCTTCCCGCCGTTGAACTTTGAAGAGGACCCGCCGGTGCAGAACCTTAGAATAACCGACCTCCACGGCGCCGTATGGGAGTTTCGCCACATCCACCGCGGGACTCCGAGACGGCACCTCTTCACATCTGGCTGGAGCAAGTTCGTTAACAGCAAGAAGATTATCTCCGGAGATACTGTGGTTTTCATGAAGGACTCCCATGGGAGGATGTTCGTGGGGCTCCGCCGCAATATGTCGCTGGACGATGATATCTCAGATGGAGGATTGGATTGGTGTGAAGCTATCGTCGGGATGGACGAaggcaaagaagaaaaagaagagaaagaagaagaagaagaggtgaTGACGGAGGGATTTGCAAGAAACGGGAAGGGGAGAGTGTCTTCGACATCTGTGGCGGAGGCAATGGAGCTGGCGGCGCAAAACAAGCCGTTCGAAGTTGTTTACTATCCAAGCGTAGGTTGGGGGGAGTTTGTGGTGAAGGCGGAGGACGTGGACGCGATGATTAATGGTATTCCCTGGAGTGTTGGGATGAGAGTGAAAATGGGCAGAGAGAACTATGATTCGTCACGGATGGATTGGTTTCAGGGAACTGTTTCTGGTGTTACTGTTCCCGGTAAAGATCAACCATGGAGTGGTTCTCCTTGGCGCATGCTTCAG ATTACATGGGATGAATCCGAGATCTTGAAGAATGTAAATTCTGTCAGTCCATGGCAGGTGGAACTTCTTTCTGAGACATTTTTACTTCCTCAAATGTTTCCCCCAACAAAGAGGTTCAGAACTACAGATGGTTCTGGAGTATTCACTAATGAAATGGGAGAATCCTCCTCTTCCATTTCAAGATTTTCTATTCCTGATTCAACAATGGGACTGCTGAATCAAACATTGTTGAGTAATTATGATACTCTTTTTTCCCCTAGCATGCAGGGAGCCAGGCATCCTCTATTTTCTGCAGTTACTCATCCCCTCTTTTCGATTGATCCTTCTCTGTCTATTGATAGTTCCTTTGAGAATAATATTGTACCAAAGTTAAATGTTATGTTGCCAAAACTTAACATTGACACTCATAAGCCTAAAAACTTATCACCACAAAGCAAGTTTAGTTCGACTCCCATTGATGAGACCCCTAACAGCAACTCAACCAAATCTGGAGCTTCTTCATTTCAGTTATTTGGTTGTACTATTCAAACAGATAAAGTTTCTGATAAAATTGATGACCATAACAATGTTGAAGGAGAAGACAACATACAATAA
- the LOC107607845 gene encoding auxin response factor 17-like translates to MPRRSAPSSSLPPRPTPIPAKFWRACAGISAQAPVVNSRVYYFPQGHIDQAASQPRNLSPLVYSRPVIPCRVSAVNYFADPNTDEVFLKILLLPVTDGSAQDFLPPAVAAEGNSGNGNGDDEEVASYAKILTRSDANNGGGFSVPRSCADLVFPPLNFEEDPPVQNLRITDLHGAVWEFRHIHRGTPRRHLFTSGWSKFVNSKKIISGDTVVFMKDSDGRMFVGLRRNMSLDDDISDGGLDWCEAIVGMDAGKEEKEEKEEEEVMTEGFARNGKGRVTSTSVAEAMELAAQNKPFEVVYYPSVGWGEFVVKAEDVDAMINGIPWSVGMRVKMGRENYDSSRMDWFQGTVSGVTVPGKDQPWSGSPWRMLQITWDESEILKNVNPVSPWQVELLSETLLLPQIFLPTKRFRTTDGSGVFINEMGESSSSISRFSIPDSTMGLLNQTLLSNYDTLFSASMQGARHPLFSAATYPLFPIDPSLSIDSSFENNIVPKLNVMLPKLNIDTHKPKNLSPHSKSSLTPIDETPNTNSTKSGATSFQLFGCTIQTDQASDKIDDHNNVEGEDNIQ, encoded by the exons ATGCCTCGCCGTAGTGCTCCGTCCTCATCATTGCCGCCGAGGCCAACACCAATTCCCGCCAAATTCTGGCGCGCATGTGCTGGAATCTCTGCACAGGCACCAGTAGTGAACTCTAGGGTTTACTACTTCCCACAGGGACACATCGATCAAGCTGCTTCGCAACCGCGAAACCTTTCACCTCTCGTTTACTCCAGGCCGGTCATCCCTTGCCGTGTCTCCGCCGTCAACTACTTCGCGGACCCTAACACCGACGAGGTCTTCCTCaagattcttcttcttcctgtTACCGATGGATCCGCTCAAGATTTTCTTCCGCCTGCCGTCGCCGCCGAAGGCAACAGCGGCAACGGCAATGGCGACGATGAAGAGGTTGCGTCTTACGCCAAGATTCTCACGCGGTCCGATGCGAATAATGGTGGAGGGTTTTCGGTGCCGAGATCCTGTGCGGACTTGGTCTTCCCGCCGTTGAACTTTGAAGAGGACCCGCCGGTGCAGAACCTTAGAATAACCGACCTCCACGGCGCCGTATGGGAGTTTCGCCACATCCACCGCGGGACTCCGAGACGGCACCTCTTCACATCTGGCTGGAGCAAGTTCGTTAACAGCAAGAAGATTATCTCCGGCGATACCGTGGTTTTCATGAAGGACTCCGATGGGAGGATGTTCGTGGGGCTCCGCCGCAATATGTCGCTGGACGATGATATCTCAGATGGAGGATTGGATTGGTGTGAAGCTATCGTCGGGATGGACGCaggcaaagaagaaaaagaagagaaagaagaagaagaggtgaTGACGGAGGGATTTGCAAGAAACGGGAAGGGGAGAGTGACTTCGACATCTGTGGCGGAGGCGATGGAGCTGGCGGCGCAAAACAAGCCGTTCGAAGTTGTTTACTATCCAAGCGTAGGTTGGGGGGAGTTTGTGGTGAAGGCGGAGGACGTGGACGCGATGATTAATGGTATTCCCTGGAGTGTTGGGATGAGAGTGAAAATGGGCAGAGAGAACTATGATTCGTCACGGATGGATTGGTTTCAGGGAACTGTTTCTGGTGTTACTGTTCCCGGTAAAGATCAACCATGGAGTGGTTCTCCTTGGCGCATGCTTCAG aTTACATGGGATGAATCCGAGATTTTGAAGAATGTAAATCCTGTCAGTCCATGGCAGGTGGAACTTCTTTCTGAGACACTTTTACTTCCTCAAATATTTCTCCCAACAAAGAGGTTCAGAACTACAGATGGTTCTGGAGTATTCATTAATGAAATGGGAGAATCCTCCTCTTCCATTTCAAGATTTTCTATTCCTGATTCAACAATGGGATTGCTGAATCAAACATTGTTGAGTAATTATGATACTCTTTTTTCTGCTAGCATGCAGGGAGCCAGGCATCCTCTATTTTCTGCAGCTACTTATCCCCTCTTTCCGATTGATCCTTCTCTGTCTATTGATAGTTCCTTTGAGAATAACATTGTACCAAAGTTAAATGTTATGTTGCCAAAACTTAACATTGACACTCATAAACCTAAAAACTTATCACCACATAGCAAGTCTAGTTTGACTCCCATTGATGAGACCCCTAACACCAACTCAACCAAATCTGGAGCTACTTCATTTCAGTTATTTGGTTGTACTATTCAAACAGATCAAGCTTCTGATAAAATTGATGACCATAACAATGTTGAAGGAGAAGACAACATACAATAA